A part of Candidatus Electrothrix aestuarii genomic DNA contains:
- a CDS encoding response regulator: MSESTNELLLLIIEDSDDHTELAEFYISDYSERFRIERLCDGAEALAYFEKLENSSELSLPWLVLLDLKLPKYDGHEILTQIKGSDRLSPIPVVIFSTSNSEKDVSRALRNCANSYIVKPMEADQYGEVISGILRYWELNQHQLTQNTKENDS; this comes from the coding sequence ATGAGTGAGTCAACAAATGAGCTGCTACTGCTTATTATCGAGGATAGTGATGATCATACTGAACTTGCCGAGTTTTATATAAGCGACTACAGTGAACGATTTCGGATTGAGCGTCTGTGTGACGGCGCTGAAGCGCTGGCCTACTTTGAAAAGCTGGAGAACAGCTCAGAACTCTCACTCCCCTGGTTAGTACTCCTGGATTTGAAGCTGCCCAAGTATGATGGGCACGAGATCCTGACCCAAATTAAGGGCAGTGACCGTTTATCCCCAATTCCGGTGGTTATCTTTTCCACCTCCAATTCGGAAAAAGATGTCAGTCGTGCTTTGAGAAATTGCGCAAATAGTTATATTGTTAAACCAATGGAAGCAGATCAATACGGTGAGGTCATCAGCGGGATATTGCGCTATTGGGAATTGAACCAGCATCAACTGACACAAAATACAAAGGAAAATGATAGCTAA
- a CDS encoding HAMP domain-containing sensor histidine kinase: MISLLIRSIPLKKRIYSGYLVTGAVALIIALLSYGSLRTLANDFRSVVVFSRYVERIMIFANQMSEMQRQALSYISTGQTSAGERVGEIYVEMIEGVEQFHDVEQLDTGKYFQITKKNLYTYYTTFQEMRNQREIQQRLVRNEFRRHATKAQQLIEEEIVAFQGEEGNIERILEYYRMLHFLLQIEKNAYRYFDSLDSRFVDAALKSISETGNALQVLMQQPQDDLAQLEQISVVLERYQSSFLEAVQRTRGYLYLVNVVMAAQAYEAIYQAKQLSSIITERSELIQGQMLGNITLLSRSLLLAAITLLLFIGFFSFFISRSITVPLNRLNHTFRKLATGSSEAEIPKYTLKDELGELTLAAESFKERNRALEESRTDLRRSNEELEQFVYTVSHDLKSPIVTSMGFISIIRKLAGQGKYEQAVAKLDRVAKANERMSQLIRDLLELSRVGRMNLDKKNIDLNVLLKEFIDSQSIRLRGSDFSVEIASGLPEIYGNESRVLQVFENILSNALKYVHNKEGGKLEIYAREGDEWWYIFCKDNGPGILPEYHQKVFGLFYRLDANEEGTGVGLAVVKKIMKFHRGDVEVDPRTGRTGEGAVFRLSFPKYQFDKQGGMNE, encoded by the coding sequence ATGATCTCTTTACTTATTCGGAGCATCCCCCTGAAGAAAAGGATTTATTCGGGATATCTTGTTACCGGAGCAGTTGCTCTTATCATTGCCCTTCTTTCCTACGGCTCTTTACGGACCTTGGCTAATGATTTCCGCTCGGTTGTCGTTTTTAGTCGGTATGTTGAAAGGATTATGATCTTTGCCAACCAGATGTCCGAGATGCAACGGCAAGCGCTCTCGTACATTTCTACAGGACAGACTTCTGCCGGAGAGCGGGTTGGTGAGATATATGTGGAGATGATAGAGGGGGTTGAACAGTTTCATGACGTGGAACAGCTTGATACAGGAAAGTATTTTCAGATTACGAAAAAAAATCTGTATACCTACTATACGACCTTCCAGGAAATGCGGAATCAGCGTGAAATTCAACAGCGTCTGGTTCGGAATGAATTTCGGCGTCATGCGACAAAAGCCCAGCAGCTGATCGAAGAGGAGATTGTTGCCTTCCAGGGAGAAGAAGGCAATATCGAGAGGATTTTGGAGTATTACCGCATGTTGCATTTCCTTTTGCAGATTGAGAAAAATGCGTATCGATATTTTGATTCCTTGGACAGTCGCTTTGTTGATGCTGCTTTGAAGAGCATTAGTGAAACCGGCAATGCCCTCCAGGTGCTGATGCAACAACCTCAAGACGACCTTGCGCAGTTAGAACAAATATCAGTGGTACTTGAGCGCTACCAGAGCAGCTTTCTTGAGGCTGTGCAACGAACTCGTGGCTATCTTTATCTGGTTAATGTGGTGATGGCGGCTCAGGCCTATGAGGCAATCTATCAGGCTAAACAGCTCTCCTCTATAATTACAGAGAGATCAGAGCTGATACAGGGACAGATGCTTGGGAATATTACTCTGCTCTCCCGAAGTCTGTTACTTGCTGCAATAACTCTGCTTCTTTTTATCGGCTTTTTTTCCTTTTTTATCAGCCGGAGCATCACTGTTCCACTGAACCGTCTGAACCATACTTTCAGGAAACTTGCCACGGGATCTTCTGAGGCAGAAATTCCCAAATATACGCTGAAGGACGAACTCGGCGAGTTGACCTTGGCCGCTGAGAGCTTTAAGGAAAGGAATCGTGCGCTTGAGGAGAGCAGAACGGACCTCCGAAGATCCAATGAGGAATTGGAGCAGTTTGTTTATACCGTCTCCCACGATCTGAAATCTCCTATTGTTACCAGTATGGGCTTTATCAGCATTATTCGCAAGCTTGCAGGACAGGGGAAATATGAGCAGGCTGTGGCCAAGCTTGACAGAGTTGCCAAGGCCAATGAGCGGATGAGTCAGCTCATCAGGGACCTCTTGGAGCTGAGTCGCGTAGGTAGGATGAATTTGGATAAAAAGAATATTGATCTTAATGTATTGCTCAAAGAATTTATCGATAGCCAAAGTATACGATTGCGAGGTTCTGATTTTTCAGTTGAAATTGCCTCTGGGTTGCCGGAAATTTATGGAAACGAAAGCAGAGTATTACAGGTCTTTGAAAATATTCTTTCCAATGCCTTGAAATACGTGCATAATAAGGAAGGAGGGAAGTTAGAAATCTATGCCCGAGAAGGCGATGAATGGTGGTACATTTTCTGCAAAGATAATGGGCCTGGGATTCTCCCTGAGTATCATCAAAAAGTATTCGGACTTTTTTACCGTCTTGATGCAAACGAAGAGGGGACGGGCGTCGGGTTGGCTGTGGTCAAGAAGATAATGAAATTCCATCGAGGAGATGTTGAGGTAGATCCAAGAACCGGAAGAACAGGGGAAGGCGCTGTATTTCGTCTCAGCTTTCCCAAGTATCAATTCGATAAACAGGGAGGCATGAATGAGTGA
- a CDS encoding extracellular solute-binding protein, with the protein MNRRSFLKKSAKVSAAALASTAFPTILSAQRRKPTLRIVGTHVTLQEKIRLQAEKVLGINIEFYPGGSAEVLLKASTDPDSFDLYEQWSNSIKVLWQAGTIQAIDIQRLTYWDEINSLTKTGRITEKAKLGLGDAPYKLLYVQPDQKLGSNPTGEISFLPYVHNTDSFGYNSQVVEQGVPYTTESWGWLLDRRFHGKVAVINAPTIGLFDLALAVQAQGRMNFQDLGNMTREEVDQLFNIVIALKRQGHFRGVWASVPQSVDLMASGEVVLQSMFSPGVSTLNGMGIPCIYAAPKEGYRAWHGVMCLSRSCKGEQLEAAYSFMNWWLSGWPGAFIARQGYYISNPQRSRPFMSEAEWDYWYDGKPAAEPLTGTDGRVSVQPGSVRTGGSYIQRFENIAVWNTVMDTYEYTLPKWSEFVLA; encoded by the coding sequence ATGAACCGTCGCTCTTTCCTCAAAAAAAGTGCCAAGGTTAGCGCTGCAGCGCTTGCATCTACAGCATTTCCCACAATTCTTTCGGCCCAGAGAAGGAAACCTACACTGCGGATTGTGGGAACCCATGTAACCCTTCAGGAAAAGATTCGCCTCCAGGCTGAAAAAGTTCTGGGAATTAATATTGAGTTTTACCCAGGCGGCAGTGCTGAGGTCTTGTTGAAGGCAAGTACTGATCCCGATTCCTTTGATCTGTATGAACAGTGGTCAAACAGTATTAAGGTACTCTGGCAGGCAGGAACCATCCAGGCTATTGATATTCAGCGCTTGACCTATTGGGATGAAATTAATAGCCTGACCAAGACAGGGCGCATTACCGAGAAGGCAAAATTAGGCCTTGGCGATGCGCCGTATAAACTGCTTTATGTGCAACCTGACCAAAAACTTGGTTCGAACCCAACTGGAGAAATTAGTTTTCTTCCCTATGTCCATAATACGGACTCCTTTGGCTATAATTCTCAAGTGGTAGAGCAGGGTGTACCCTATACAACGGAGAGTTGGGGCTGGCTCCTGGATAGGCGTTTTCATGGCAAGGTAGCTGTGATCAATGCGCCGACAATCGGCCTTTTTGATCTTGCGCTGGCTGTGCAGGCGCAGGGAAGGATGAATTTCCAGGATCTGGGCAATATGACACGGGAAGAGGTTGATCAACTGTTTAATATCGTCATCGCCTTGAAGCGGCAGGGGCATTTTCGCGGAGTTTGGGCCTCTGTTCCACAATCTGTGGACTTGATGGCGTCAGGGGAGGTTGTTTTACAGAGTATGTTTTCGCCAGGGGTGAGTACTCTGAACGGCATGGGGATCCCCTGCATTTATGCAGCACCCAAGGAAGGCTATAGAGCCTGGCATGGGGTTATGTGCCTTTCCCGTTCGTGTAAGGGTGAACAGCTTGAAGCAGCCTATTCCTTTATGAACTGGTGGCTTTCTGGATGGCCTGGGGCATTCATTGCCAGGCAGGGATATTATATATCCAATCCGCAGCGCTCCCGTCCCTTTATGTCTGAGGCGGAATGGGATTACTGGTACGACGGGAAACCAGCTGCCGAGCCACTGACCGGAACTGACGGTCGGGTGTCTGTGCAGCCGGGCTCAGTACGTACCGGAGGTTCCTATATTCAGCGTTTTGAAAATATTGCTGTCTGGAATACGGTAATGGATACCTATGAGTATACCTTGCCTAAATGGAGTGAGTTCGTCTTAGCCTGA